A window from Drosophila nasuta strain 15112-1781.00 chromosome 3, ASM2355853v1, whole genome shotgun sequence encodes these proteins:
- the LOC132794148 gene encoding phosphoenolpyruvate carboxykinase [GTP], which yields MPELIEQSKIISANGCGLPQLHKQRQDNCGLYSHIRGIPTSYGDVNSLTAGVRSFVEEAIALCQPDQVHICDGSEQENKMLIKTLLEEGTIVALPKYENCWLARTNPADVARVESKTFICTEEREETIPTPKDGVKGALGNWISPIDMEAAIQQRFPGCMKGRTMYVVPFSMGPVGSPLSKIGIEVTDSAYVVASMRIMTRMGASVLQQLAKKEEFVRALHSVGTPANGQVEQPSWPCDPERTIILHKPAENLIVSYGSGYGGNSLLGKKCFALRIGSTIAKREGWLAEHMLILGITDPKGVKKYITAAFPSACGKTNLAMLNPSLANYKVECVGDDIAWMKFDSQGVLRAINPENGFFGVAPGTSTETNPIAMNTVFKNTIFTNVASTSDGGVFWEGMESSLAPNVQITDWLGKPWSKDSGKPAAHPNSRFCTPAAQCPIIDGAWEDPAGVPISAMLFGGRRPAGVPLIYEARDWTHGVFIGAAMRSEATAAAEHKGMVIMHDPFAMRPFFGYNFGDYVAHWLSMEKRGQVPKIFHVNWFRKSDQGKFMWPGYGENSRVLEWILRRCNGESCYQDSAIGRIPADGELNLAGMKEQTDLKQLFSLPKDFWTQEVKDIRNYFESQVGADLPASIYAELDKLSERVADL from the exons ATGCCTGAGCTCATTGAACAAAGCAAAATTAT CTCCGCCAATGGCTGCGGTCTTCCCCAACTGCACAAGCAGCGCCAGGACAATTGTGGCCTCTACAGCCACATCCGTGGCATCCCCACTTCCTATGGCGATGTCAACTCCTTGACAGCTGGCGTGCGCAGCTTCGTCGAAGAGGCGATTGCCCTGTGCCAGCCCGATCAGGTGCACATCTGCGATGGCAGCGAGCAGGAGAACAAGATGCTAATCAAGACTCTGCTTGAGGAAGGTACCATTGTGGCCTTGCCCAAGTACGAGAACTGCTGGTTGGCTCGCACCAATCCCGCTGATGTGGCGCGTGTCGAGTCCAAGACCTTCATCTGCACCGAGGAGCGCGAGGAGACTATTCCCACGCCCAAGGATGGTGTGAAGGGCGCTTTGGGCAACTGGATTTCACCCATCGACATGGAGGCTGCCATCCAGCAACGCTTCCCCGGCTGCATGAAGGGACGCACCATGTATGTGGTGCCCTTCAGCATGGGACCCGTTGGCTCGCCCCTCTCCAAGATTGGCATCGAAGTCACCGACTCCGCCTATGTTGTCGCCTCCATGCGCATCATGACCCGCATGGGAGCCTCTGTGCTCCAGCAGCTGGCCAAGAAAGAGGAGTTCGTGCGTGCCCTGCACTCTGTGGGCACCCCCGCCAATGGCCAAGTGGAGCAGCCATCGTGGCCCTGCGATCCCGAGCGTACCATCATCCTGCACAAGCCCGCCGAGAACCTGATTGTCTCCTATGGCTCTGGCTATGGCGGCAACTCTTTGCTGGGCAAGAAATGCTTCGCTCTGCGCATTGGCAGCACCATTGCCAAGCGCGAGGGTTGGCTGGCCGAGCACATGCTCATTTTGGGCATCACCGATCCCAAGGGCGTCAAGAAGTACATCACCGCCGCCTTCCCCTCGGCGTGTGGCAAGACCAACTTGGCTATGTTAAACCCTTCGCTGGCCAACTACAAGGTGGAGTGTGTGGGCGATGACATCGCCTGGATGAAGTTCGATTCGCAAGGAGTTCTGCGTGCCATTAACCCAGAGAACGGCTTCTTCGGCGTTGCACCCGGCACCTCAACGGAGACTAACCCCATCGCCATGAACACTGTGTTCAAGAACACCATCTTCACCAATGTGGCATCCACATCGGACGGCGGTGTCTTCTGGGAGGGCATGGAGAGCAGCCTGGCTCCCAATGTACAAATCACCGATTGGCTGGGCAAGCCCTGGTCCAAGGACTCGGGCAAACCTGCCGCTCATCCCAACTCCCGCTTCTGCACCCCTGCCGCTCAATGCCCCATCATCGATGGCGCCTGGGAAGATCCAGCTGGTGTGCCCATCTCTGCCATGCTCTTCGGCGGACGTCGTCCAGCTGGTGTGCCTCTGATCTACGAGGCTCGTGACTGGACTCACGGTGTCTTCATTGGAGCCGCCATGCGCAGCGAAGCCACCGCAGCAGCTGAGCACAAAGGCATGGTGATCATGCACGATCCCTTCGCGATGCGTCCCTTCTTCGGTTACAACTTTGGCGACTATGTTGCTCATTGGTTGAGCATGGAGAAGCGCGGCCAGGTGCCCAAGATCTTCCATGTCAACTGGTTCCGCAAGAGCGATCAGGGCAAATTCATGTGGCCCGGATACGGCGAGAACTCTCGTGTGCTCGAGTGGATTCTGCGTCGTTGCAATGGAGAGTCTTGCTATCAGGATTCGGCCATTGGTCGCATTCCCGCTGATGGGGAGCTCAACTTGGCTGGCATGAAGGAGCAGACGGATCTGAAGCAGCTCTTCTCGCTGCCCAAGGACTTTTGGACTCAGGAGGTGAAAGATATCCGCAACTACTTCGAGTCCCAAGTGGGCGCCGATTTGCCCGCCAGCATTTATGCTGAGCTGGATAAGCTGAGCGAGCGCGTTGCCGATTTGTAA
- the LOC132794149 gene encoding phosphoenolpyruvate carboxykinase [GTP]: protein MLLKGIHLLRSGLIAPPKSYNFRLVCRALSVQYGDAKTLTPAVRDYVDKCVNLCQPERVHICDGSEAESKLLQSLMLKQGTIVPLPKYENCWLARTNPADVARVESKTFICTDRKEQTVPVTPKATPGTLGNWISEADLKAAIAERFPGSMKGRTMYVIPFSMGPVGSPLSKIGIEITDSPYVVESMKIMTRAGSPVLQVLQQGDGQFVKCLHSVGTPASGVQAQASWPCDPERTIILHKPADNEIVSYGSGYGGNSLLGKKCFALRIGSTIAKREGWLAEHMLILGITNPQGKKIYVAAAFPSACGKTNLAMMTPTLPGYKVECVGDDIAWMKFDSQGVLRAINPENGFFGVAPGTSRATNPIAMDTVFRNTVFTNVASTSDGGVYWEGMETSQLANVTVTDWLGKLWSKESGKPAAHPNSRFCTPASQCPIIDPAWEDSAGVPISAILFGGRRPAGVPLVYEARDWSHGVFIGAAMRSEATAAAEHKAKVIMHDPFAMRPFFGYNFGDYLAHWLSMEKSGQVPKIFHVNWFRKSSEGKFLWPGFGDNSRVLDWIFRRVEGEKCYEESPIGRLPSKDALNVSGLEDSVDLKQLFDLPKEFWQQEVAEIEQYFEAQVGGHLPKEVSTQLVELKARVAAM, encoded by the coding sequence ACTTATTGCGCCGCCCAAGAGCTACAACTTTCGCCTGGTCTGTCGTGCTCTCTCCGTGCAATACGGCGATGCAAAAACCTTGACGCCAGCAGTCAGGGATTATGTGGACAAGTGTGTCAACCTCTGCCAACCGGAGCGCGTCCACATCTGTGATGGCAGCGAGGCTGAGAGCAAACTGCTGCAGAGCCTTATGCTCAAACAAGGCACCATTGTTCCCCTGCCTAAGTATGAGAACTGTTGGCTGGCTCGCACCAATCCCGCTGATGTGGCACGCGTCGAGTCGAAGACCTTCATTTGTACGGACCGCAAGGAGCAGACTGTGCCGGTGACACCCAAGGCGACGCCTGGCACTCTGGGCAACTGGATATCTGAGGCTGACTTGAAGGCGGCGATCGCAGAGCGTTTCCCCGGCAGCATGAAGGGACGCACCATGTATGTAATTCCCTTCAGCATGGGTCCAGTGGGCTCACCACTCTCAAAGATCGGTATCGAAATCACCGACTCGCCATACGTTGTCGAGTCAATGAAGATAATGACGCGAGCCGGGTCCCCAGTGCTCCAAGTGCTGCAACAAGGCGACGGTCAGTTCGTCAAGTGTCTCCACTCGGTGGGTACGCCAGCCAGTGGGGTGCAGGCTCAGGCCTCCTGGCCCTGCGATCCCGAGCGCACCATCATCCTGCACAAGCCTGCCGACAACGAGATCGTTTCCTATGGCTCTGGCTATGGCGGCAACTCTTTGCTGGGCAAGAAGTGCTTCGCTCTGCGCATTGGCAGCACAATTGCCAAGCGGGAGGGTTGGCTGGCTGAGCACATGCTCATTCTGGGCATCACCAATCCGCAGGGAAAGAAGATCTACGTGGCTGCCGCCTTCCCCTCGGCTTGCGGCAAGACCAACTTGGCCATGATGACACCGACGCTGCCTGGCTATAAGGTGGAGTGTGTGGGCGATGACATCGCATGGATGAAGTTCGATTCGCAAGGAGTTCTGCGTGCCATTAATCCAGAGAATGGCTTCTTTGGCGTTGCCCCTGGCACATCACGAGCCACGAATCCCATTGCCATGGACACCGTGTTCCGCAACACGGTCTTCACCAATGTGGCCTCCACCTCCGATGGCGGCGTCTACTGGGAGGGCATGGAGACATCGCAGCTGGCGAATGTTACCGTTACCGATTGGCTGGGAAAACTCTGGTCCAAGGAGTCAGGCAAACCTGCCGCTCATCCCAACTCCCGCTTCTGCACGCCCGCTTCCCAATGTCCCATCATCGATCCCGCCTGGGAGGATAGCGCTGGCGTGCCCATCTCTGCGATACTCTTCGGCGGTCGTCGTCCAGCTGGTGTGCCGCTCGTCTATGAGGCTCGCGACTGGTCACATGGTGTCTTCATTGGAGCTGCCATGCGCAGCGAGGCAACCGCAGCAGCTGAGCACAAGGCCAAGGTAATCATGCACGATCCCTTCGCGATGCGTCCCTTCTTCGGCTACAACTTTGGCGATTACCTCGCCCACTGGCTGAGCATGGAGAAGAGCGGTCAGGTGCCCAAGATCTTCCATGTCAACTGGTTCCGCAAGAGTAGTGAAGGCAAGTTCCTCTGGCCTGGATTTGGGGACAACTCGAGGGTGTTGGACTGGATCTTCCGACGTGTGGAGGGCGAGAAGTGCTACGAGGAGTCACCCATTGGTCGTTTGCCCAGCAAGGATGCACTCAATGTGAGTGGACTGGAGGACAGTGTGGATCTGAAGCAGTTGTTTGATCTGCCTAAGGAGTTCTGGCAACAGGAGGTCGCCGAGATTGAGCAGTACTTTGAGGCGCAGGTGGGTGGCCATCTGCCCAAGGAGGTGTCCACTCAGCTGGTCGAGTTGAAGGCGCGTGTGGCAGCCATGTGA